The Enterobacter huaxiensis sequence GCGCTGGGTGGCACGGGTGAGATATTCCTGTGATTTCCCGGAGAGCGCCACCATATTTTCCAGAGCATTGTCGCTGAATTGACATTTATCATGCATCATTTCAACGGTACCGCGCAGCCACTGAGGAATATCGTCGCTCACCTGCTGTTCCTCGCGGTGATGGCGAAGGCGGTTCATCACGTAGAAGGTCACGGTTTCAATAAACTCATCGAATTCACTGTCGCGGAAGTTAAGCGACGCGATGACCGTTTCGATCCAGGTCATAAACTCGTTTTTAACGCGATATACCTGCGAGGCCACAAAGCAGAACGGTACCAGCGGCTGATAGTGTTTTTCAAAAAAACGCTTGCTCACGCCCACGTTGAGGATGCGGGTGGCACCGAACGCGTAAAAGCTCTGGTGATAGGAACCCATCGGCAGGAAGACAAAATCACCGCGCTCCAGCAGAACGCGCTTACCGTTAATCTCCTGGTAGTAGCGGCCGGTCAGAACAATCGTGAACTCGTAGTAGTCATGCTGGTGCAGACCGCTGGCGCTTTCCGTTTTGTTGTAGATAACCACGTGAAAATTCTTGCCGTTAAACAGTTGCTGCTCAAGTGCGGTTTTGATTTCCATCGTGCTGACCTCCTGCTACCTGACCTGACTTAGTGCATTTTCTCGTGAAGCTCGATGAGCTCCGCCACCAGCTCGCGCGCCAGCATCGAGGTCATCAGGTGATCCTGCGCATGTACCAGCACCAGGCTCACTTTCATCTTCCCTTCGCCCTGGTCGCCTTCGATGAGTTTCGTCTGAACGAGATGGGCTTCATTTAACGCGATACGGGACTGATCCATCATGGTTTTCGCTGCGGCGAAATCACCCTGTTTGGCCTGCTTCAGTGCGGCATAGGCCAGGCTGCGGGCTTGTCCGGAGTTGATGATAAGACCCATCACCACTTCTTCCAGTTCATTCTCTGCGGTTTCTTCTGCGACGATACTGTCCAAATCTAACATCTTTACGCTCCTTTTGCTGGCGCGGGCTGCCCCGCGCCGTGCAATTTTAGAATTTCAGTGCGAGGGCGATATCCTCTTCGCTCTCTTCTTCATCAATAACCGTGGCGGCTTTATTCGCAATCGCCACGAATGGCATGTAGAGCAGGGTTGCAATCCCGAGGTTGAATATCGCCAGCAGGAAGGCGGCAACGCTACCGTTGGTATTGAAGAACGCCCCCAGGCCCGCTGGCATTGTCCACGGCGCAATGTTGGTCACCGGCGGAATAATGCCCAGGTAGTACGCCGTCAGCGTAATCGCGGCCAGCAGCGGTTGAACCAGGATGAAAGGAATGAACATCACCGGGTTCATGATGATTGGCAGACCAAACAGAATCGGTTCGTTGATCTGGAAGATGCCTGATGGCAGCGCCAGTTTCGCAACCTGACGGTGGTCAGCGCGACGAGAGACAATAAAGACCGCGATGATCAGACCCAGCGTCGCCCCGGTACCGCCCAGGAAGATATAGGAGTCAAGCATCGGCTTCGCCCACACATGGAAGGTTTTACCGGCTGCCAGCGCCGCATCAACGGAGCCGTACTGCTGGTAAAGCGCAACGTTTTCCAGTGCCCACGGGGTCATAATTCCGCTGTCCAGCGCGGCCAGTGCCAGTGAACCATGTACGCCGAAGAACCACAGCAGAGAGGTAAAGATGACATACGCCCAACCGACCACGCCACCCATCGACGCCAGCGGCGTAGAGATAGAGTCCATGATGATCTGGTGGAAGTTGGTCCCCCAGTGAGAGAGCGCCCAGGCGATAATCCCCATAATGGAGAGAATAATGAAGCCTGGGATCAGCGCGGAAAATGAACGAGAGACAGACGCAGGCACGCTATCCGGCAGGCGAATAACCCAGTTGCGGCGAATAATGAAGGTGAACATTTCAGCAACCACCAGGCCGATAACGATACCGGAAATAATGTTTGCTCCACCTAACCAGTTGGCACCGACGGCGTAAGCCTCACCTACGCTATAAGGGGTGACGGTCATAAAGGCGGCAACGGATAATAACCCCGCGGCCAGCGGATCCACTTTTCGCTCTTCCGCTAATGCCATCCCAATAAAGAAAGGTGCCATCAGCGACATAATACCCAACGTACCGTTGTATACGTTGCCGCCGATGGCTTTAAGACCATTAAGGGTGTCAATCGTGGAAGCGTCTAACCGAATTCCTAATGAATAAAAGAAAGAACCTTCACCAAAGCTCAGAAAAACGTTGTTAATTAAAACGAACATTGCCCCAGCCAGCGTCAGCGGCATTAATTTAATAAAGCCGTTTTTAATGGCGTTAACGTGAGGCTGCTTTCCTATTTTAACAGCAAAAGGAAGGAGTACCTTTTCAAGTGAAGCGATGACTTTACTCATAGGAAAATACCCTTAAATGCCGCAACGCATGTTACGGCGTATTGTGTGTGAAATAACTCTTTGACGGGAAAAATAAAAAATTAATTAGCAGCTTTTTTAATTGCTGCAACAGCAGCTTTCAGTACACCTAAACCATCAATCTTGCCATACAGCCCCGAGTCGATGACTTCGACCGGTTTATTCGGTAACAGACGTTGAATTTCCGGCAGCATATAGGCGATCTGCGGCCCTAATAATACGACATCAGCCGCCTGGCCTTTCTCGCCCGCCAGCGTTTCTGGAAACGCTTCTATCACCACGGGGACTTCGTACTTTTCGGCCTGCGCGCGCATCTTGGAAACCAGCAGTGAGGTTGACATGCCCGCAGAACAGAACAGATAGATATGTTTCTTTTCCATATTAACTTCCCTCTTGTCTGACCACCCGCCGTCGCGCTATCACTCGACTTGCTATCCCGGCTGACGGGTAGTTTGCTTACCGTTGTTTGTCATTGGAGTGAGTATACGCAATGGTACAAGGAGGGGATAATTCTGGATAGGCTCAAATTGTCTCTCATTGACCTGGCGTGTTGACTGCCTTCACATTTCGGGCAAATAATTCGCGCAAAGAAATAAGATTTACGTATGAATAAAAAAACCGGCGCTCAGGCCGGTTTGTTGACTACCTCAGGCAAGCGCGGTTACTGCGCCTTAGGTGCCTGTGGATCGGTGTCGTACTCAGCGCAGGTCTGATAACCGGAATTGATCACGTG is a genomic window containing:
- the chbR gene encoding transcriptional regulator ChbR — translated: MEIKTALEQQLFNGKNFHVVIYNKTESASGLHQHDYYEFTIVLTGRYYQEINGKRVLLERGDFVFLPMGSYHQSFYAFGATRILNVGVSKRFFEKHYQPLVPFCFVASQVYRVKNEFMTWIETVIASLNFRDSEFDEFIETVTFYVMNRLRHHREEQQVSDDIPQWLRGTVEMMHDKCQFSDNALENMVALSGKSQEYLTRATQRYYRKTPVQIINEIRINFAKKQLEITNYSVTDIAYESGYSSPSLFIKTFKKFTSFTPSSYRKNITVIN
- the chbA gene encoding PTS N,N'-diacetylchitobiose transporter subunit IIA — its product is MLDLDSIVAEETAENELEEVVMGLIINSGQARSLAYAALKQAKQGDFAAAKTMMDQSRIALNEAHLVQTKLIEGDQGEGKMKVSLVLVHAQDHLMTSMLARELVAELIELHEKMH
- the chbC gene encoding PTS N,N'-diacetylchitobiose transporter subunit IIC — translated: MSKVIASLEKVLLPFAVKIGKQPHVNAIKNGFIKLMPLTLAGAMFVLINNVFLSFGEGSFFYSLGIRLDASTIDTLNGLKAIGGNVYNGTLGIMSLMAPFFIGMALAEERKVDPLAAGLLSVAAFMTVTPYSVGEAYAVGANWLGGANIISGIVIGLVVAEMFTFIIRRNWVIRLPDSVPASVSRSFSALIPGFIILSIMGIIAWALSHWGTNFHQIIMDSISTPLASMGGVVGWAYVIFTSLLWFFGVHGSLALAALDSGIMTPWALENVALYQQYGSVDAALAAGKTFHVWAKPMLDSYIFLGGTGATLGLIIAVFIVSRRADHRQVAKLALPSGIFQINEPILFGLPIIMNPVMFIPFILVQPLLAAITLTAYYLGIIPPVTNIAPWTMPAGLGAFFNTNGSVAAFLLAIFNLGIATLLYMPFVAIANKAATVIDEEESEEDIALALKF
- the chbB gene encoding PTS N,N'-diacetylchitobiose transporter subunit IIB, whose product is MEKKHIYLFCSAGMSTSLLVSKMRAQAEKYEVPVVIEAFPETLAGEKGQAADVVLLGPQIAYMLPEIQRLLPNKPVEVIDSGLYGKIDGLGVLKAAVAAIKKAAN